The sequence GTGTCGCGGAACACCTTGTCGCCCTTTTGGGTCAATCGGATCTTGACACAACGCCGGTCGTCTTTCATGGAATCCCGTCGAATGAACCCCTTTGCAACGAGGCGATCAAGGACGCCCGTCAGGGTGCCCTTGGTGACCAACGTTCGGGCAGAGAGTTCGGAACAGGTGCGTCCATCCGTGTCGCCGAGCGTCGCGATCACATCGAACTGTGATGGGGTCAAGCGCAGGGACTTGATATGACGATTATCGATCAGCTCGAAGGCCAGATAGGCCTCGACGAGTGGTCGCAAGACTTTCAGATAGGGATCATCATTCAGATCCGGCAACTCCATGCCGGAGAATAGTCCGTGCTAGAACTAACCGTCAAGAGGGGAGACGGGCAGCCTGGTCGTCCTCCTGCTCGCGGAACGCGCGCCCTAAGAAGAGCCTCGTTCGACGCGCGCAATCGAGGATCGACCAGGCTGCCCTTGAAGGAACATATGGAAAGAGCGGCCAGGTGCCCTTCTTGCTCGCAGCGCCCCCACGATGAAGCGGTGGTCGCTCGATGCGCGCAGTGAAGGGCAACCTCGGCCGCTCCTCCCTTCCGTTTCACCCACTCAAATGCTTCCATTTCAGGCGCGCCTGCGTTGATTTTCTGTGATGAAAACGGTAGTTCTGTTCGCGCCGTGTCCTCTCGTACAGAACGGAAAAGAACATGAGCGTTCTGGTTCCTCGGGAAAGAATTGAGCAGACAATTCTCCTGATCCGTGGTCATCGAGTCATGCTGAGCCCAGACCTTGCCGATCTCTATGCAGTTGAGCCGCGTGCCCTTATACAGGCTGTGAAACGCAATAAGGACCGATTTCCACCCGACTTCATGTTTCAACTGACAGAGCGGGAATTCGGCCACTTGAAATCACAATTTGTGATTTCAAGTTGGGGCGGCCTCCGTAGAGCCTACCCCTATGCGTTCACCGAGCAAGGCGTGGCAATGTTATCCAGTGTGTTGCGAAGTAAGAGGGCTGTTCAAGCCAACATTGCCATCATGCGGGCCTTTGTGCGTCTCCGAGAAATGATCGGATCGAATGCTTGACCGTGCACGTTGCAATCGGACAGTTCACGGGAAAGGGGGAAGACGTTGTCAGTGAGAGAAACCGGG comes from Nitrospirota bacterium and encodes:
- a CDS encoding MarR family transcriptional regulator; this encodes MELPDLNDDPYLKVLRPLVEAYLAFELIDNRHIKSLRLTPSQFDVIATLGDTDGRTCSELSARTLVTKGTLTGVLDRLVAKGFIRRDSMKDDRRCVKIRLTQKGDKVFRDTFAAHIAFIRPFFERALSRKDVDVACALLIRLRDSFREEAGAYAKLKRMKSRIRPDSTVTSSQA
- a CDS encoding ORF6N domain-containing protein, which encodes MSVLVPRERIEQTILLIRGHRVMLSPDLADLYAVEPRALIQAVKRNKDRFPPDFMFQLTEREFGHLKSQFVISSWGGLRRAYPYAFTEQGVAMLSSVLRSKRAVQANIAIMRAFVRLREMIGSNA